One region of Alosa alosa isolate M-15738 ecotype Scorff River chromosome 1, AALO_Geno_1.1, whole genome shotgun sequence genomic DNA includes:
- the ptx3b gene encoding pentraxin-related protein PTX3: protein MRLSWGLVAVCISCMLCGVELRNGEDIDVSYADSYYNDISEDDPSEAVTPTAAPCATPDLSRWDKLFIMLEDSHMRQNMLLQHVDDMVRVKLRSLRDEMRRLSADNSGACANALEGTCAGLGEQVSRGFERSQRQLREVEEKCQTQHNATRHLLQDVQRAQATCLAKLESRHGHRGTLGQVPMKTLPTHPKEQDATSADGTKMERTLLAIASDLQRVQAQLVVFQRSFASRYIPSGCEMAMFFPMRSQQAFATVRPNTPMSLRSFTVCLWAKATESLNKTVLFSYGTRQNPQELQLFLSGRSVHFTVGGESQLVGAQSEADSGQWWHCCGVWSSSQGLASLWVNGQQVARSSGVAEEHVLPGDGTVVLGQERGGPGLEREIDPMLAFTGKMTGVNAWDRVLPAERISQGARPDGSCDARGNVIGWGVSEMTLHGSVQYIN, encoded by the exons ATGCGTCTGTCATGGGGATTAGTGGCCGTTTGCATCTCTTGCATGCTGTGTGGCGTAGAGCTTAGGAATGGAGAGGACATCGATGTGAGTTATGCAGACTCCTACTACAATGACATTTCAGAAGATGACCCCTCAGAAG CGGTGACCCCCACGGCAGCACCCTGTGCTACCCCGGACCTGAGCAGGTGGGACAAGCTCTTCATCATGCTGGAGGACTCTCACATGCGACAAAACATGCTCCTGCAGCACGTGGACGACATGGTCCGAGTAAAGCTCCGGTCCCTGAGGGACGAGATGAGGCGCCTGTCGGCGGACAACAGCGGGGCCTGCGCCAACGCCCTGGAGGGCACCTGCGCAGGGCTAGGCGAGCAGGTGAGCCGAGGCTTTGAGCGCAGCCAGCGGCAGCTccgggaggtggaggagaagtgcCAGACGCAGCACAACGCCACGCGCCACCTGCTGCAAGACGTGCAGAGGGCTCAGGCTACCTGCCTGGCGAAGCTGGAGAGCAGGCACGGGCACAGGGGGACTCTGGGACAGGTGCCCATGAAGACTCTGCCAACACATCCCAAGGAGCAGGATGCGACATCTGCAGATGGAACCAAGATGGAGAGGACTCTCCTGGCCATAGCCTCAGACCTACAGAGAGTGCAGGCACAGTTAGTAGTCTTCCAAAGGTCATTTGCCTCTCGTTACATACCCTCAG GCTGTGAGATGGccatgtttttccccatgcgcTCTCAACAGGCCTTTGCCACAGTGAGGCCCAACACACCGATGTCCTTGCGCTCCTTCACAGTCTGTCTCTGGGCCAAAGCGACAGAGTCCCTCAACAAGACTGTGCTCTTCTCCTACGGCACCAGACAGAACCCTCAGGAGCTCCAGCTTTTCCTGTCGGGCCGATCGGTGCACTTCACTGTCGGCGGGGAGTCTCAGCTGGTGGGGGCCCAGAGCGAGGCAGACTCAGGTCAGTGGTGGCACTGCTGTGGCGTGTGGAGTTCCAGCCAGGGCCTGGCTTCCCTGTGGGTCAACGGGCAGCAGGTTGCCCGCTCCTCTGGGGTGGCAGAGGAGCATGTCTTGCCTGGGGATGGCACAGTGGTGCTGGGGCAGGAGCGGGGAGGTCCCGgcctggagagagagattgacccGATGCTGGCCTTCACAGGCAAGATGACGGGGGTGAATGCTTGGGACCGTGTCCTACCTGCAGAAAGAATCTCACAGGGGGCAAGGCCAGATGGCTCATGTGATGCCCGTGGAAATGTGATTGGCTGGGGTGTCTCGGAGATGACACTGCATGGCAGTGTTCAATACATCAACTGA
- the klhl6 gene encoding kelch-like protein 6, protein MGEKSPAGSPLQAEGTSGPGEGLGVGMLENSTQEDQNNGRLSFDDAGLPVQLQSGLETLRSESSLTDVTLRVQGVDFACHRVVLAAASQYFKAMFCSDLREKHEDKISIKGLDAETMEILLNYTYTSKALITQHNVQKILEAASLFQFTRIVEACASFLAEALHPDNCVGILHLADTHSLTSLKARVQSYILQRFTLVVAHEEFLELPEDVLVGLLQRDDLAVSEEEHVFEVTMRWVRAREAERAPSLPRVLRHVRLPLLDPCYFVDMVEGDPLVRKCEGLFSLLQEARAYHLCGSEVISERTKPRMQEFQSEVFMIIGGCTKDEKFVSEVTCLDPLRRSRLEVAKLPMTEMETETDNKKWVEFACITFRNEVYLTGGKETQHEAWKYNASLNKWIQIEYMSHGRWRHKMAVVGGKVYVLGGFDGIQRLKSVEAYDPFHNSWSEASPLSLCVSSFSAASYEKCIYVIGGGPNGKLATDSMQCFNSKTNEWTLKNPMPVEAKCTNAVTFKDSIYVVGGAMKALYAYSPKEDAWSLMTTLTCERASCGIAACNNKLFITGGRDDKNEVIATVLCWDPPAQRLTEECVLPRGVSHHGSVTLRKSYTHIRRITTPT, encoded by the exons ATGGGGGAGAAGAGCCCAGCCGGCTCCCCCCTCCAAGCTGAGGGGACCAGCGGGCCAGGAGAAGGATTGGGAGTGGGCATGTTGGAGAACTCGACGCAGGAGGATCAGAACAATGGGAGGCTCTCATTCGACGATGCCGGACTCCCCGTGCAGCTTCAGAGCGGCTTGGAGACACTGCGATCTGAGAGCTCTCTGACAGATGTGACGCTCCGAGTCCAAGGGGTGGATTTCGCCTGTCATCGGGTTGTGCTGGCTGCCGCCAGCCAGTACTTCAA AGCCATGTTCTGTAGTGACCTGCGAGAAAAACATGAAGACAAGATCAGTATTAAAGGGCTCGATGCAGAGACCATGGAAATCCTCCTAAATTACACCTACACGAGCAAGGCACTCATTACTCAACACAATGTGCAGAAAATACTGGAGGCAGCCAGCCTATTTCAG TTCACTCGCATAGTAGAAGCCTGTGCCAGCTTCCTGGCAGAGGCCCTCCATCCAGACAACTGCGTGGGGATCCTGCACTTGGCCGACACGCATTCTCTGACCAGCCTGAAGGCCCGCGTCCAGTCCTACATCCTGCAGAGGTTCACACTGGTGGTGGCCCATGAGGAGTTCCTGGAGCTGCCCGAGGATGTGCTGGTGGGCCTGCTGCAGCGCGACGACCTGGCCGTGTCCGAGGAGGAGCACGTCTTCGAGGTGACCATGCGCTGGGTCAGGGCCCGTGAGGCCGAGAGGGCCCCCTCCCTGCCACGGGTGCTCAGGCACGTACGGCTGCCCCTGCTGGACCCCTGCTACTTTGTGGATATGGTGGAGGGAGATCCACTGGTCCGCAAGTGTGAGGGGCTGTTCTCACTGCTGCAGGAGGCAAGGGCCTATCACCTGTGTGGGAGTGAG GTAATTTCAGAGCGCACCAAACCAAGAATGCAGGAGTTCCAGTCGGAGGTGTTCATGATCATCGGAGGCTGCACCAAGGACGAGAAGTTTGTGTCTGAGGTGACATGTCTGGATCCACTGCGCCGGAGTCGTCTGGAGGTGGCCAAACTACCCATGAccgagatggagacagagactGACAATAAGAAATGGGTGGAATTTGCTTGTATAACATTCAGGAATGAAGTCTATTTAACTG GTGGGAAGGAAACTCAGCATGAGGCATGGAAGTACAACGCCTCCCTCAACAAATGGATACAGATTGAATACATGAGCCACGGTCGCTGGAGACACAAGATGGCAGTTGTGGGTGGAAAGGTTTACGTCTTGGGAGGTTTTGATGGAATCCAAAGACTGAAAAGTGTGGAAGCATACGACCCTTTCCACAACAGCTGGTCTGAG gcttccccactctccctctgtgtcaGTTCATTCTCTGCTGCCAGTTATGAAAAATGCATATACGTAATTGGAGGAGGTCCCAATGGCAAACTGGCCACAGACAGCATGCAGTGCTTCAACTCGAAGACAAATGAATGGACTCTCAAGAACCCAATGCCTGTTGAGGCCAAGTGCACCAACGCTGTCACCTTCAAAGACTCCATCTATGTTGTTG GTGGCGCGATGAAGGCACTGTATGCTTACAGCCCAAAGGAGGATGCATGGAGCCTGATGACCACACTGACCTGCGAGAGAGCCAGTTGTGGAATTGCAGCCTGTAACAACAAACTCTTCATTACCGGAGGCCGAGACGACAAGAACGAGGTCATCGCCACGGTCCTGTGCTGGGACCCTCCGGCTCAGCGGCTGACCGAGGAGTGCGTGCTGCCCCGTGGAGTCTCTCACCATGGCAGCGTGACCCTGAGAAAGTCCTACACTCACATACGGAGGATTACAACCCCCACGTGA
- the ccnl1b gene encoding cyclin-L1: MSLSNIIASPHLNTPALNEGILIGDKHYSEVYLAIDSSIIPEERLSPTPSMLDGLDLETETDLRILGCELIQSAGILLRLPQVAMATGQVLFQRFFYSKSFIKHSFEIVAMSCINLASKIEESPRRVRDVINVFHHLKQNRDRKRSYAPLVLDQNYINTKNQVIKAERRILKELGFCVHVKHPHKIIVMYLQVLECEKNQMLVQTAWNYMNDALRTNVFVRFEAETIACACIYLAARALQIPLPAKPHWFLLFGGTEEDLKEICISTLKVYSRKKPNYEQLEREVEKKKLLLDEAKLKAKGLNPNSTPAFTGAEGFSPASKPCSPREVKLEEKSPVSKPPKESEERQPISKMPPNGLNKDAKETFQNGQNHSRSRSHSRSPHRQITSRRSRSGTYSSHSSHSPSPRQHKSHRSPLLPHLKGEHRSSEGSRHSIKRRRSRSRSPSTSRDRGRDRDRDYLKRKHEHSSSSRSHHRNAGTLALQGARPAEQASEQITLQPRPQPAPALSGHLGWAVRRGCRGTGHAITQLRDRTFTVRLSSRHKLGE, from the exons ATGTCTTTGAGTAACATTATAGCATCGCCACATTTGAACACCCCTGCCCTCAATGAGGGTATTTTAATTGGAGATAAACATTACTCCGAGGTATATCTTGCGATTGATAGTTCAATAATACCCGAGGAAAGGCTTTCTCCGACACCCTCCATGCTCGATGGCCTCGACCTCGAGACAGAGACGGACCTTCGGATCTTGGGTTGCGAGTTGATTCAATCTGCTGGGATTCTTTTGCGGTTACCACAG GTGGCTATGGCTACCGGACAAGTCCTTTTCCAACGCTTCTTTTACTCGAAATCGTTCATCAAGCATAGTTTCGAG ATTGTCGCCATGTCCTGTATAAATTTGGCTTCGAAAATTGAAGAGTCTCCTAGACGAGTGAGAGATGTGATCAATGTGTTccatcatttgaaacaaaacAGGGATAGAAAACG GTCATATGCACCCTTGGTTCTTGACCAGAACTACATCAACACCAAAAACCAAGTCATCAAAGCAGAGCGCCGCATTCTCAAGGAACTGGGATTCTGTGTTCACGTCAAACATCCACACAAG ATCATCGTCATGTATCTACAAGTCCTTGAATGTGAGAAGAACCAGATGCTGGTCCAAACTGCATG GAACTACATGAATGACGCTCTTCGCACGAACGTGTTTGTGAGATTTGAAGCGGAGACCATTGCCTGTGCCTGTATCTACCTCGCAGCCCGAGCTCTACAG ATCCCTCTGCCTGCTAAACCACACTGGTTTCTTCTGTTTGGTGGTACTGAGGAGGACCTCAAAGAGATCTGCATCAGCACTTTGAAGGTTTATTCCAGGAAGAAG CCAAACTACGAGCAGttggagagggaggtggagaagaaGAAGCTTCTCCTGGACGAAGCCAAGCTCAAGGCCAAGGGGCTGAATCCCAATAGCACCCCTGCCTTCACTGGCGCCGAGGGTTTCTCCCCTGCATCCAAACCAT GTTCACCAAGGGAAGTGAAACTAGAAGAGAAGTCACCAGTCAGCAAACCACCAAAGGAATCGGAAGAGAGGCAGCCAATCTCCAAAATGCCCCCAAATGG TCTCAACAAGGATGCCAAGGAAACCTTTCAAAATGGTCAAAACCACAGCCGGTCACGGTCACATTCCCGATCCCCTCACAGGCA AATCACAAGCAGACGCAGTCGTTCTGGAACCTACAGCTCTCACAGCAGCCACAGCCCGTCGCCACGGCAACACAAGAGCCACCGGTCGCCGCTCCTGCCCCACCTCAAAGGCGAGCACCGGAGCAGCGAGGGTAGCCGCCACAGCATCAAACGGCGGCGCTCCCGGAGCCGCTCGCCCTCCACCTCGCGGGACCGCGGCCGCGATCGTGATCGGGACTACCTGAAACGGAAGCAcgagcacagcagcagcagccggaGCCACCACCGGAACGCGGGAACGCTCGCGCTCCAGGGAGCACGGCCAGCGGAGCAAGCATCAGAGCAGATCACACTCCAGCCACGGCCACAGCCGGCACCGGCGCTGAGCGGTCACCTCGGCTGGGCTGTCCGAAGAGGCTGCAGAGGAACAGGCCACGCCATTACACAACTGAGGGATCGTACATTTACAGTCCGTCTCAGCTCTAGGCATAAACTGGGGGAATAA